The following proteins come from a genomic window of Miscanthus floridulus cultivar M001 chromosome 2, ASM1932011v1, whole genome shotgun sequence:
- the LOC136540470 gene encoding auxin-induced in root cultures protein 12-like, protein MARRNDPAWFLFGAMVMLLFAAAGAAAAAQGCAPANFQPGQSFQRCTDLPVLGASLYWTYHPTNGTADLAFRAPQSTSGWVAWGINTERPSSMAGSSVFIASLDGNGGAVSVLMTYLETTSPTLTNGTLKLDVPVAPVAEYTAGAYTIYVTVALPGNSTQQNTVWQAGALSGGQIAPHPMSGPNMQSTMVLDFLSGGGGTSTGAPSFDVHRHNLRSFGGLKRSPPVMKGYHMRP, encoded by the coding sequence ATGGCTCGACGGAACGATCCCGCGTGGTTCCTCTTCGGGGCAATGGTGATGCTGCTGTTTGCGGcggcgggcgccgccgccgcagcacagGGCTGCGCGCCCGCCAACTTCCAGCCTGGACAGTCGTTCCAGCGGTGCACCGACCTGCCCGTGCTCGGCGCCAGCCTGTACTGGACGTACCACCCGACGAACGGCACCGCCGATCTTGcgttccgggcgccgcagagcacCAGCGGCTGGGTCGCCTGGGGCATCAACACCGAGCGCCCCAGCAGCATGGCCGGCAGCAGCGTGTTCATCGCCTCGCTGGACGGCAACGGCGGCGCGGTGTCCGTCCTGATGACCTACCTGGAGACCACGTCCCCCACCCTGACCAACGGGACCCTCAAGCTCGACGTGCCCGTCGCGCCCGTCGCCGAGTACACGGCCGGCGCGTACACCATCTACGTAACGGTGGCGCTCCCGGGGAACTCCACGCAGCAGAACACGGTGTGGCAGGCCGGCGCGCTCAGCGGCGGGCAAATAGCGCCGCACCCGATGTCCGGGCCAAATATGCAGAGCACCATGGTGCTGGACTTCTTGTCCGGCGGTGGCGGCACAAGCACAGGGGCACCCAGCTTCGATGTGCACCGTCATAACTTGAGGAGTTTTGGGGGATTAAAGAGAAGCCCGCCGGTGATGAAAGGCTATCACATGCGACCGTGA